The Lycium barbarum isolate Lr01 chromosome 9, ASM1917538v2, whole genome shotgun sequence genome has a segment encoding these proteins:
- the LOC132610811 gene encoding VAN3-binding protein-like — protein sequence MDHKWSEKNMVNGVNLPESPKAPMEFLSRSWSASALQVCKTLTNSSSSPSLLPKATIANDSSASNNNTNSSTSSTVVVTIPENISAEEEDLANKLAGNTFSFASSATSQLVLERIMSQSMHNGQEISPLTSGRLSHSSGPLNGSLTEETDSPPVSPSEEFEDVVKYLKANSTLQPLFTNVRNGYSGSAVALAPNTPGGKTVGRWLKERREKKKEESRAQNAQLHAIVSVAGVAASVAAIAAATASASSMGKDEQMAKTDAAVASAAMLVAAQCVEAAEAMGADRDHLISAISSAVNVRSHGDISTLTAAAATALRGAATLKARALKEVWNIAAVIPIDKGIGAGTGRNSDQSHSNSSSSNYCEGLDIEENFLGVCNQELLARGRELLKRTRNGDLHWKIVSVYIHRSGEVMLKMKSKHVGKTITKKKKNVVLEVYKDVPAWPGRHLFEDGEKRRYFGLKTEVRGVVEFECKNQREYEMWTQGVSRLLSMVAERKKRFQT from the exons ATGGATCATAAATGGTCAGAAAAAAACATGGTGAATGGAGTAAATCTACCAGAAAGTCCAAAAGCACCAATGGAATTCTTGTCAAGATCATGGAGTGCCTCTGCTTTGCAAGTATGCAAAACCTTAACtaattcttcttcatctccatctCTTCTACCTAAGGCTACCATTGCAAATGATTCCTCTGCTAGTAATAACAATACAAATAGTAGTACTAGCAGTACTGTTGTTGTTACTATACCTGAGAATATCTCTGCTGAGGAAGAAGATTTAGCTAATAAGCTTGCTGGAAATACATTCTCTTTTGCTTCCTCTGCTACTTCTCAACTTGTCCTTGAACGCATTATGTCTCAATCT ATGCACAATGGGCAAGAAATATCACCATTGACTTCAGGAAGATTATCTCATAGTAGCGGACCTCTCAATGGTTCTCTGACTGAAGAAACTGATAGCCCTCCAGTCTCTCCTTCTGAAGAGTTCGAAGATGTTGTTAAG TACTTGAAAGCAAACAGCACACTGCAACCATTATTCACAAACGTAAGAAACGGATACAGCGGATCAGCTGTTGCTTTAGCACCCAACACCCCTGGTGGTAAGACAGTAGGTAGGTGGTTAAAAGAaaggagagagaaaaagaaagaagaaagccGGGCCCAAAACGCGCAACTCCACGCTATTGTTTCAGTAGCTGGAGTTGCTGCATCGGTGGCCGCAATTGCTGCGGCCACCGCATCTGCATCGTCTATGGGGAAAGACGAGCAAATGGCGAAGACTGATGCGGCTGTTGCATCGGCAGCAATGCTGGTGGCAGCACAGTGTGTGGAGGCTGCTGAAGCTATGGGTGCTGATAGGGATCATCTTATATCTGCGATTAGTTCTGCTGTTAATGTGCGTTCCCATGGGGATATATCAACTCTTACTGCTGCTGCCGCCACAG ctttGCGAGGAGCTGCAACATTAAAGGCAAGAGCACTGAAGGAAGTATGGAACATAGCAGCGGTAATTCCAATAGACAAGGGAATTGGGGCAGGCACAGGTCGAAACAGTGACCAATCTCACAGTAATAGTAGTAGCAGTAATTACTGTGAGGGACTTGACATTGAAGAGAACTTTTTGGGTGTTTGTAATCAAGAATTGCTGGCTCGGGGTCGTGAGCTACTTAAGAGAACGCGTAATG GTGATCTTCATTGGAAAATTGTCTCTGTTTATATTCATCGAAGCGGAGAG GTGATGTTGAAGATGAAAAGCAAACATGTGGGAAAAACTAtcaccaagaaaaagaaaa ATGTAGTACTAGAAGTTTACAAGGATGTACCAGCATGGCCAGGAAGGCATTTATTTGAGGATGGAGAAAAACGTCGATATTTTGGACTAAAGACAGAAGTACGTGGTGTGGTTGAGTTCGAATGCAAGAACCAAAGAGAATATGAGATGTGGACTCAAGGTGTTTCAAGACTTCTCTCTATGGTGGCTGAGaggaagaagagatttcaaaccTAA